The genomic interval AGTTGTTTGTTAAAGAAATTCCGATAAAAGAACAAGGAGCTGTCAAAAAATGACAGCTCCTTTATTATTAACAACAAATCAAAACATGCTTATTTTATCGGTCCTGGTTCCGTAATTTCTTTCATTAAAGCATTATCCCATTCAGCACCCTCTGCCTTAACTTGAGCCACAGCTCCGAAAGCGACCGCTTCTATTAAGTTATGGTTAAGAAACGTATATGTGCCAGGCTCTCTGAACTTATATAACGCTGCTGCTGCCGATCCTCCAGGAATAGCCCAGGTCTCAAAGTCAGTGTAAGGAGTATTAGCGAACTTCCCGCCTGGCCAGAATAAGTCGGCATGCCCACCGATTAAGTGCAAACGAGTGTCTCTGTTTGCCTGGCCACTGATGAATAATACATTATCTCCTACATTTACGCTCATCGCATTTTTACCAGTGAGGGAGTTCCTTCTACCGTTGAAAACTATATGAGTCGGGATCAGCGTTCTGATCGATTTCTCCATCTCTGTCATGCTTTCATTAGCTGTCGCTATGCTTTTAAAAGAACCATCTTCGTTTTTCGGCAAATAGTAATCTTGTTCCATTACGTAAAATGCTTTGTCATACTTTACTAACTTGCCTTTCTCATCTTTTAGTCCCTCGCGGGGCAGAACCATAATTGCACCGTTCATTCCAGAGACTACGTGCATAGGGGTCATCATCCCACCTGGCGCGCAATGATATACGAATACCCCTGCACGGGTTGCCCTAAACCGGAACGTTACTTCCTGACCCGGATTTACTTTAGAAATATCTGCACCGCCCTCATGTCCTGTTGCAGCATGAAAATCAATATTGTGCATCATCGCATTTGTAGCCGGATTTTTTAGTGTTAGCTCAACAAAATCATCTTGATGTACTACAATTAAAGGTCCTGGGACCGAGCCGTTGAAAGTCAATGCCCAGATAGAGTCTCCCGGTGCAACTTCCATCTTCTTTTCTTCAATCTCTAGTGTTACTTCAACGATCTTAGGCCCTCCAGTAGCTACTTGTTCGTGTACTGGAACCAATGGTGGCATTACCATTTCTTGTTGTATTCTTTCTAAGTCATCGCCTTCACCTTCAAAGGTTGCTTCCATAACGCCGGGACCACCTCCCGCGCCGCTACAAGCTGCGACAAGTGAAGCCATTACGATAGCTCCGAGAGGAACCATTTTTTTGACTAATTGTTGGATGTTTACTTTTTTCATAATCAATTATTTAATTTTATTTTATTGTTATTTTTCTTTATAACAAATCTAATACATCTGCTGAATACAAACAGTGACCTGAGTCATTTAGATAATTGATTTTGAGTATTAAAACCCTAATTGTTCTCTCCCTTCGTCGGAAATCTTTTCAAAAGTCCAGGCAGGCTCCCACACGATATCGACCAATACATTTGTATTGGGATATATATCATTGACCGCATTCCTTACTCCCTGCTCAATCGCGTGCCCTAAAGGACAGCCTTTTGAGGTTAATGTCATCACGATTTTCACCTCGCCGGGTACAGACAAATCGATGTCATACACCAAACCAAGATCGATAACATTTACCATGAGTTCAGGATCCACCACCTGATAAAGTGCGGTCATGATCTTTGATTTTTCAGGGAAATAGGGATCGTTAAGTTGAAGTTCCATGACTGACAGGTTTGTGAAAAAAAACTTTAGCTACATTCAAATTATATAATATGGCCACCAATATCCAAAAGGAAAGACCGATTTTGATAATCAGGGTGTGTGATAATCCTACACCTACACAAAGCGAAACAAAAGCCACGACAAACACAACAAATTGCCAATAAAGGTATTTTTCATTATATAGGTGTTTGGGTAAGGGAATATTCTTTCTACCATGCATGTTTTCATAATGTTTATTCCAAATGATAAATGGTAAGGTTTTAAAGGTTTTACCAAAAATAATCCCACTGACCCAGCCAAGAATAATAAATATGCCGTACAGAATGCTCCATTGATTGCCGGAAACAAATACTAAAACTGGCACAATGAAAATGGCGGCAGTCAATGACAGTAATGAAATAAAGGTGTATTTCATTTGCATATCTACCTTCTTCTTTACTCGATTCCGGTATACATCTACAAGATAATAAAACCAAGTCGCCATGCCGCACACTACGATGGCAAAGTATACAAACATACGCGGAGATGATCCAAACAACCCTTGATCAACTACAAAACCGACTAAGCCTATATTTTGTAACACCAAAGAAGCACGTAAGAGAAACTCCTTCTGAGACTTTCCAAATAGAAACATGGGTACTAGCTTGGAGCTAACACCGGTTATTAACTGCAGGAACCAACCAACGAAACCCATATGAGCATGTATCTTAAGAACTTCCATATGGCTGGTAGGTAGGAAAGGTATATATAGGTTAACAGCCAGCAAAAGACCAATAGAAGCCGTTAGTAGCAGCCAAATTCCTGATATAATAAGAAATGCTCGTTGGATTGAAGTATCAGATCTTTTAGAAGTTTGTATAACATTGATATTATAAAGCACGATACTAATCAATACCATACTACCGCCTGTGACCATGGGAGAGCCTATTAAAAAACCCCAAAAAGAAAAAGCCAAAAAAAGAGTTCCGAACAGAAGAAACCAAAAGGAAGCATAGGCAAGGCCTGAACTATACAGCTTTTTCCCAAAAATAACAGGAATCAATTGATATGCTGCTCCAAAAATAATCATCGTACCCCACCCTAATACAGCAAGATGAACCAATGCCAAAGTTTCCGCTTTAAAAAAATGTGTCTCGAATCGGTCAGCGGCGATAAACATTAAAACCGTTAGGAAAAGAAAAAAGACGGACGCCGTGCCGTAGAACGGCAAAATAGAAGAATAGTCCGTCGTCTTTGAATTTTCAAATACCATAAATTATATACCCACAGTATTATTAAAAGTTTCATAGGCACCCCCAATATTGAGGATGCCTATTGGTAAATAAAACATTAAAAGGAAAAGCCTTCGCTTCATCAACAAACGTCGTTAGCTTTGTGTTTCTAAATGAATTGCCTTCGGAAAAAGAATATTATTTTCAAGGTGAATATGTTTAAAGGTATCGTTTTCGAACTCCTTAAGTTTCTCGAATAGATAAGTATAGGAATTACAGGCCTCTGGTGGTAATTTATAATCATCAGTTAACGTTCGAAGCTCACGCAAATCTTCTCCTGTATGGTCATGATCCTCATGCATTGCCTTAATAATAGTTTCAACGGAAGAATCCTGCTCCTTTTTGCCGTTTACTAGATCTTTGATTGCGGGGAATAAAACTTGGTCTTCCTTGGAAATATGATCAAGGAGATCACCCATCAAAGCTTCTACTTTTTTGTTGACAGACCAAAGTTCAGGATGCTGAGCTCCGTGATGCTGAGCTACTTTACTTGCTAGACCGGTTATCACAGTTGAACTTTCGCGGATATATTGATGATGGGTATTCGAAATAAAATCGGCAAGAAAGTCAATTTTCCAATTATTATAATCTTGAGAGGCCGATGTAGTTACCGTATTAGCTTGTTCAAGCTCTTCTTTCAGTTTCTCTTCTGAAATTCCAGCTTCAACACTTGCCTCCTTAAGAGATTTTTCTCCGCCGCAGCAGAAATCTATACCGAGTTTCTTAAAGACTTCAGCCTTCCGGTAATCTTTGGCGGCGATTGCCCCCACCGTTTCTGCATCGTCCGTCGCACCTGAAGAGTTTAACGTAATTTTTACTAACCAAGAAGTTGGACCTTGTTCCATGTATTCCCACTTAAAAATAGCACCACGCTCTCCTAATAACTGGTAGTAAAGAGGCTTCGGATCATGATCATTATGAATAACAAAACTCTCACCCGGTTTAAGCGCATCAAAATGTTGAAAGATAGTCGGGTGCTTTAATCTTGGTTCGATCGTCGTAACATCGAGGGTTTCTGTAGTAATCATAGCAAATGGTTTTAATTTTATTAACTCGTTGGATTAATATCACAAAGATATAGCTTTTCTATTAATAAAAGACCTTTTTATCCTTTATTAACAGAAAAGCTATACTTTTTTACACTAACATGAAAGTTTGATCTGTTTCGACTTTTTTAAGCCTATGATAAAGGTTTATTATTAGATTGGAAATATTTAATTTTTGTTTCGAACATCACAGCCATCTTGTCCGCCCTCCATTTTGCCTCATCTGCTATTTTACCAACAAAAAGCTCATCAAGTGTCTCATTAAACAATTTAAGCCAAGCTTGAAAATGCACATGCTCGACCGGCAGGTTTGCATGAGGAACAAAAGGGCTACCAAAATAAGTATGCTCTCCTAATAACACCGTTTGCCAAAAAGTATACATGATATTTAGATGTTGAGGCCAACGATCCTGAATTATGCCATTAAAAATGGGGGCAAGTAGTTCATCTTCCCTAACTTTATCGTAGAAGGTGTCAACCAGTTTCTTTATATCATCTAAATCCCGAATATCACCTTTTTCTGTTTTCATCATCATTATTAAATTGCTTTCGTAAATAACCGTAGATAAGCTTCTTTATTTTTAAGAAGCTCGTTATAATCTGTTATTTTCGATGAGTTCAACATGTGAGAGACATCATTTCGAATTTTTTTAAACTCGCTATGGATCGGACAAGGGTGGGTTTCTGAACAATATCCTAAACCCAGACCACAATTTACAAATAGCTTATCGCCGTCTATCGCTCGGACAACGTCCGCTAAGGTTACTTCTGAACTACTCTCTATGAAGAACCCACCATTTGGTCCCTTAAACGACTGTAGCAAAGACTTCCTGCTCAGATCTTGCAGAATCTTTGCGATGAAGTGCTCTGGAGAATCGATGCCCTTTGCCACCTCTTTAACGCCAACCTTAAAACCTTCATTAGATCGTTGTGAAACGTATATCATTGCACGAATAGCATACTCACATGTTTTAGAAAATATCATTGCCTAACATTTATTACAAATGTAATCATTTTTTAACAGAAGAGTTTTTTATCCTTTTTTAAACAAAAAAAAAGCGACAGCCTAAACAGGCTATCGCTAAATAATTTTAAATCAAATTGTTAATTAATTCTTAGTGTCATTTTCATGGAAAAAGTTTACTATTGCTAGTGCATCGTCATCCGTTAAAGCCTGATCAGGCATCCTAACCATACAAACTTCCAGTTGTTCTTGTAAAGCAGGATCCAGATCAATCATTTCATCTGTATTTGTCAAGAAATTCATAATCCAAACCGGAGTTCTTCGTTCACTAACTCCTTTGAAACCCGGTCCAACCAACATCTCATCGGTGAGTTTATGACAGCTCTGACATTTAGCGCTATAAATAGCATTCCCTTTTTCAGTCATTTCCGAATCATGAGAAAATTCGAAATTATCTTCTGAAAATTTACCCTCCCCAACAAGAGCATCATACTCTGTTTGAACGTCTGCAGCAGTATCATCCGCCACCGAACTTTCATTTGTGCTTAAGGTACTCGTTGTATCGCTGCTGGAACTATTGCCAGAACAAGAATAGGCAAACACAACTACAAGAACCAAATAGAATAGTTTTTTCATAATTTCTGAGAATTTTACTTTTATATGATATTTAAACAAATATATACACGAATTGTTTCCATTAATATGACTTAGGTCATAATCCTGTATATTTCTAAAAACTTTGTCTTCGTTTTAAAAAACTTATCTTTGAACATATCTGACCAATCATCGCGTACTGAAAAAGTAGTAATCATGACCCTTAAAAAATGGATAAACTTGACTCTTATCAGCCTCTTGTTAGTAGCGATTTTAGGAGTTCTATTGCGATACAAAATTACATTTTCGCTGCCTATCATTAATCAGAAGTACCTACAACACAGCCATTCTCATTTTGCGATGACCGGTTGGATCACACAAATGATTATGATCCTCTTGGCATGCAGAGTCTCGTCCGTATTTAGTGATCAACATTTTAAGAAATATAATTTTGTCTTGTTTTTCAATCTCGCATCTGCATATGGCATGCTGGTCTCGTTCCTATTTCAAGGATATGGCCCTGTTTCTATTTTCTTTTCTACATGTTCCATCCTTGCGATGTACGTCTTTGGCGTTCAATTATGGAGGGACATGTCGAAATCAACTGTAAAGCTTCCCAGTTTTCCCTGGTTCAAAGCTTCTATAATCTTTGCATTTTTATCCACCCTAGGAATCATGTTTCTGGTTTACTTAATGGCTTCAAGAAATCGCGACATCAATATACAGCAAGCGACCACGTACTACTTTTTACACTTTCAGTATAATGGGTTTTTCTTCTTTTCCTGTTTTGGTTTGTTCCTGAACATTCTTGACAACAAAGGGATAAATCTGACGGGAACGAATAAGTTTTTTTGGTTCTATAGTATCGCAACTGCAATCTCTTATTTCCTTTCTACCTTGTGGATGCATTTTCCCCTAGGAATCTATCTAATAGTAGCTGCTTCAGGGATTGTATTACTTATGGGATGGGTATGGTTCGTCAATCAATTACGAGGACATTTACCTGCACTCCGCCCAAGCTTATCGGTTCCGGTCAGTTGGCTTTTGCTTTTATCCGCTATTGCATATACCATCAAAGTTATCCTGCAAGCTGGATCCGCTATTCCCTCGTTAAACAACATGGCTTTCGGATACAGACCCATCGTAATCGGTTATTTACACCTTGTTTTCCTTGCTGTGATCACAATCTTCATTTTGGGATACCTGCTATATGCGCGATACATTAATTATAATAGACTCCTATGGTATGGCATGATTGTCTTTATTATTGGCATAATCGCGAATGAATTAGCGCTGATGTTACAAGGGTTGGCAGCTATGAGTTATAAGGTATTGCCGTTTATCAATGAATCACTATTTATCATAACCGTTGTGATGCTTACTGGCACAATAATGGTGAACCTCGGCATATATAAAAAGAGTAGCAAGCATAAAGATTAATCATTTGCTTATACTATTATGCAAACTATTCCCGTTATTGGTATTGAATTATAATATGTTTTCATGAAAAGAAAATTACCTCAGATACTATTTCTTTTAATAAGTTCCGTTTTGTTAAGTTGTTCCCCAAAAATCAGCCAGGATTTAACTAGTTCAAGTGTGTCACCCGAAACGCTCGATGAATGGAGACCGCGCGGCCCTTTGTTTTTTGTAGCACCGGCAGGAGTCTACAAAGGAGCCGTTCCCTGTGATGATTGTCCGGGAATTGAAGTCACCTTAGATTTTAAAAATGACAATTCAGTAGTAAAGTCTCAACGATTTATACAAAGTAAAACCAAAAAAACTTCGAAGCATACGGGCAGTTGGGTCGTAATTGAAGATAATATCGTACGGATTTCCTTTTCGGATAAAAGCCAAGAGTTCTATAAGGCACAAAACGGTGGACACCTTATTATGTTAAATAATAATAAAGAGTTAAAAATTGATCCCGCTCAAGCACAGTTCTTCATTTTCAACCCAGATTAAAACAATCGAAAGCTTATTTGAACGAAACAAATTAATTGTACAGACGTTTATATCCATAAATTCACAAGTTATTTTAATTTAAATAATATATACAGCATGAGTACTTCAGCTTCAATGACTCCCCTATCGCTTGTTATGAACCGGCTCAACGAAAAGGGATACGGCAACGAATTTAAAATTGGCAGAGACGGCGCATATCTAGAAGGCAATAGCAAACGATACAACCCAGATGAACTAACCATCGTTAAAACATATCGCTTTGAAGGGGATTCTGATCCTGCAGACATGGCAGTCCTATACGCTATCGAGAGCGGGGATGGAAAAACGGGTATGATACTAAACGCTTACGGCACCTATTCTGATCAAGACCAAGAGTTTTACGATAAATTCATACTTGACGTTAGAGTTGACGAGCGAGAGGATTTAGAGATGGATTAAGCTATTTTTCAAATTCATCCCAAAACAGCTTTTTAAAGCCTCTGATTTTATCATCAACTATATCAACACCCTCATTCTCTAGAAACTGGCGGACTCTTGTCGCTTTACAACTAATCGTGCCAGAACTACTGACAACTCGGTGAGCCGGTATTGGGCTATCTGCTTGATCTGAAACACGCATCGCATATCCAACCCTTCTCGACGATTTAGGTTCACCTACAGCTCTAGCAATCGCACCATAAGTTGTAACTCTCCCTTCAGGAACCTGGCGAGCAAATTCATAAACGCGATCACAAAACTCTTCTTTGGACAATGACACGGTATAAAAGTAACCACAAATGAAGAAGTTTTTACTGCCATTTGTAATATTTACATTACAATTAAACTCTACAATAGAATTTAGGTCAAAAAAACAATATTTGCAATGGCATGAATACTGTCCCTAATTTAACTATTCTTTTATTGTTGATCTGTCTTTTTACTGACTCAACACTCAAGGCTCAAGAACGATTAGCCTGGAAAGAAAAACTCCAAATCGATGCTGATTTCTCAGATTGGCAAGAAGATAGTCTCCAATACTTTTACGAAGACCAAGGTCTAAAATATAGTATTGCTAACGATAACGAATATTTATACGTCTATATACAAGTTCCTCACCAGATGCAACAATTAAAGGCAATTTACAATGGCTTTAATATTACCATCAACACCGAAGCTAAAGAGAAACCAGGCCCCAGTGTTATATTCCCCTTACCAGATAAAGCTGCTTTGCGAGCCGTAAATGAGGAAAGCAGTACGGAGAAAGCAGTAAATAGGCGTGAATTTGGATTGAAAACTGTTCGCGCAATTTTCGTCCGAAACTTTGATGGTATTGTAGATGGCATGATCTCAATTAATAATAACTATGGGATACGACCAGCTGCAAAGATCGATTCTGCAGATGTACTAAACTATGAACTGGCCATTCGCCTAGATGAAATAGG from Pedobacter indicus carries:
- a CDS encoding RrF2 family transcriptional regulator; amino-acid sequence: MIFSKTCEYAIRAMIYVSQRSNEGFKVGVKEVAKGIDSPEHFIAKILQDLSRKSLLQSFKGPNGGFFIESSSEVTLADVVRAIDGDKLFVNCGLGLGYCSETHPCPIHSEFKKIRNDVSHMLNSSKITDYNELLKNKEAYLRLFTKAI
- the ric gene encoding iron-sulfur cluster repair di-iron protein — encoded protein: MITTETLDVTTIEPRLKHPTIFQHFDALKPGESFVIHNDHDPKPLYYQLLGERGAIFKWEYMEQGPTSWLVKITLNSSGATDDAETVGAIAAKDYRKAEVFKKLGIDFCCGGEKSLKEASVEAGISEEKLKEELEQANTVTTSASQDYNNWKIDFLADFISNTHHQYIRESSTVITGLASKVAQHHGAQHPELWSVNKKVEALMGDLLDHISKEDQVLFPAIKDLVNGKKEQDSSVETIIKAMHEDHDHTGEDLRELRTLTDDYKLPPEACNSYTYLFEKLKEFENDTFKHIHLENNILFPKAIHLETQS
- a CDS encoding MGMT family protein, with product MSLSKEEFCDRVYEFARQVPEGRVTTYGAIARAVGEPKSSRRVGYAMRVSDQADSPIPAHRVVSSSGTISCKATRVRQFLENEGVDIVDDKIRGFKKLFWDEFEK
- a CDS encoding heme-copper oxidase family protein: MVFENSKTTDYSSILPFYGTASVFFLFLTVLMFIAADRFETHFFKAETLALVHLAVLGWGTMIIFGAAYQLIPVIFGKKLYSSGLAYASFWFLLFGTLFLAFSFWGFLIGSPMVTGGSMVLISIVLYNINVIQTSKRSDTSIQRAFLIISGIWLLLTASIGLLLAVNLYIPFLPTSHMEVLKIHAHMGFVGWFLQLITGVSSKLVPMFLFGKSQKEFLLRASLVLQNIGLVGFVVDQGLFGSSPRMFVYFAIVVCGMATWFYYLVDVYRNRVKKKVDMQMKYTFISLLSLTAAIFIVPVLVFVSGNQWSILYGIFIILGWVSGIIFGKTFKTLPFIIWNKHYENMHGRKNIPLPKHLYNEKYLYWQFVVFVVAFVSLCVGVGLSHTLIIKIGLSFWILVAILYNLNVAKVFFHKPVSHGTST
- a CDS encoding copper resistance protein NlpE N-terminal domain-containing protein — encoded protein: MKRKLPQILFLLISSVLLSCSPKISQDLTSSSVSPETLDEWRPRGPLFFVAPAGVYKGAVPCDDCPGIEVTLDFKNDNSVVKSQRFIQSKTKKTSKHTGSWVVIEDNIVRISFSDKSQEFYKAQNGGHLIMLNNNKELKIDPAQAQFFIFNPD
- the nirK gene encoding copper-containing nitrite reductase, whose protein sequence is MKKVNIQQLVKKMVPLGAIVMASLVAACSGAGGGPGVMEATFEGEGDDLERIQQEMVMPPLVPVHEQVATGGPKIVEVTLEIEEKKMEVAPGDSIWALTFNGSVPGPLIVVHQDDFVELTLKNPATNAMMHNIDFHAATGHEGGADISKVNPGQEVTFRFRATRAGVFVYHCAPGGMMTPMHVVSGMNGAIMVLPREGLKDEKGKLVKYDKAFYVMEQDYYLPKNEDGSFKSIATANESMTEMEKSIRTLIPTHIVFNGRRNSLTGKNAMSVNVGDNVLFISGQANRDTRLHLIGGHADLFWPGGKFANTPYTDFETWAIPGGSAAAALYKFREPGTYTFLNHNLIEAVAFGAVAQVKAEGAEWDNALMKEITEPGPIK
- a CDS encoding metal-sulfur cluster assembly factor; protein product: MELQLNDPYFPEKSKIMTALYQVVDPELMVNVIDLGLVYDIDLSVPGEVKIVMTLTSKGCPLGHAIEQGVRNAVNDIYPNTNVLVDIVWEPAWTFEKISDEGREQLGF
- a CDS encoding group III truncated hemoglobin, with the protein product MKTEKGDIRDLDDIKKLVDTFYDKVREDELLAPIFNGIIQDRWPQHLNIMYTFWQTVLLGEHTYFGSPFVPHANLPVEHVHFQAWLKLFNETLDELFVGKIADEAKWRADKMAVMFETKIKYFQSNNKPLS
- a CDS encoding c-type cytochrome; translation: MKKLFYLVLVVVFAYSCSGNSSSSDTTSTLSTNESSVADDTAADVQTEYDALVGEGKFSEDNFEFSHDSEMTEKGNAIYSAKCQSCHKLTDEMLVGPGFKGVSERRTPVWIMNFLTNTDEMIDLDPALQEQLEVCMVRMPDQALTDDDALAIVNFFHENDTKN